One genomic segment of Sminthopsis crassicaudata isolate SCR6 chromosome 4, ASM4859323v1, whole genome shotgun sequence includes these proteins:
- the CCL24 gene encoding C-C motif chemokine 24, which translates to MKVFIMILLHLSLMVICSPTAFSAGAAVIPSSCCVNYIQKAIPSNLVTSYQMTNRSACSMPGVIFITKGSRQVCADPTRQWVKDRMKTIDAKKAKLSQGAAPKALKKLPRKPSFNNTTVDR; encoded by the exons ATGAAGGTTTTCATAATGATTCTCCTGCATCTCTCACTCATGGTTATCTGTTCTCCCACTGCCTTTTCAGCAG GAGCGGCGGTCATTCCCTCATCTTGTTGTGTGAACTACATACAGAAGGCAATCCCCTCAAACCTGGTGACCAGCTACCAAATGACCAATCGGAGTGCTTGTTCCATGCCTGGAGTGAT TTTTATAACCAAAGGAAGCCGACAAGTCTGTGCTGACCCCACAAGGCAATGGGTGAAGGATCGCATGAAGACAATAGATGCTAAAAAGGCCAAGCTCTCCCAGGGGGCTGCACCAAAGGCCTTGAAAAAACTCCCCAGGAAGCCATCTTTCAATAACACCACTGTGGATCGCTAA